From a region of the Arachis ipaensis cultivar K30076 chromosome B09, Araip1.1, whole genome shotgun sequence genome:
- the LOC107618384 gene encoding transcription factor bHLH78, protein MENQFFLNGGMSHHQHHPIHQFETASMQTTWRHHSSSSSSMEIHQQNNVANCSPENNNHQNQDSFYNNNNTDHNNLQFDSSALSSMVSSPSTAAPNFNMIQNDNSFVIRELIGKLGTIGGSSAEISPHSQTVALYNNNNTTPSSSCYSTPLNSPPKLNMPKPPPPSSSMALNSATVAEFSADPGFAERAAKFSCFGSRSFNGRTTTTTTTTTTSPLVMINNHNNNNGAELTHQRSNPIHRVSSSPSLKSLGSQMEKICSSPLEMAANSSQEESTISEQNPNVEGAALKIASSSDMSSRKRKGSSRAKAKDSTKGGEGSEESNAKRSKGNEGEGNENNGRVKVEEESKGEEKQQQNNKSNNSKPPEPPKDYIHVRARRGQATDSHSLAERVRREKISERMKLLQDLVPGCNKVTGKALMLDEIINYVQSLQRQVEFLSMKLASVNTRMDLSIENIVPKDIFQSNHSLAHPIFPIDSSATPFYGHQSQQNPVIHNNIPNGSLPHNSVDPLDSALCQTLGMQLPQLNAFNEIGSQYPLTFCEDDLHTIVQMGFGQTSNRTTPIHSPSFDGSNQVSQMKVEL, encoded by the exons ATGGAAAACCAATTCTTTCTGAATGGTGGCATGTCCCATCACCAGCACCATCCAATTCATCAGTTTGAAACCGCTTCAATGCAAACAACATGGCGTCATCattcgtcatcatcatcatccatggAAATTCATCAACAAAATAATGTTGCAAATTGCTCACCTGAGAATAATAATCACCAAAATCAAGATTCcttctacaacaacaacaacactgATCATAACAACCTTCAATTTGACTCCTCAGCTTTGAGCTCAATGGTTTCATCTCCATCAACAGCAGCACCGAATTTCAACATGATCCAAAACGACAACAGTTTCGTCATAAGAGAACTCATCGGAAAATtaggaacaattggaggaagctccgCTGAGATCTCGCCACATTCTCAAACCGTCGCTCTTTACAACAACAATAACACTACTCCTTCTTCGTCGTGTTATAGCACGCCGTTGAACTCTCCTCCGAAGCTCAACATGCCGAAACCGCCGCCACCGTCATCATCAATGGCTCTGAATTCAGCAACCGTCGCTGAATTCTCAGCTGATCCTGGTTTCGCTGAAAGAGCCGCCAAGTTCTCTTGCTTCGGAAGCAGAAGCTTCAATGGAAGaacaaccacaacaacaacaaccactacTACTTCTCCATTAGTCATGATAAACaatcacaacaacaacaatggcgcAGAGTTGACTCATCAGAGATCTAATCCAATTCATCGAGTCTCGAGTAGTCCATCGCTGAAATCGCTTGGATCTCAAATGGAGAAGATTTGTTCTTCTCCTTTAGAAATGGCTGCGAATTCTTCTCAAGAGGAATCTACAATTTCAGAGCAGAATCCAAATGTGGAAGGTGCTGCTTTGAAAATCGCTTCTTCTTCTGACATGAGTTCAAGGAAAAGGAAAGGTTCTTCCAGAGCAAAAGCCAAAGACTCTACCAAG ggAGGTGAAGGTAGTGAAGAGTCAAATGCAAAGAGGAGCAAGGGAAATGAAGGTGAAGGAAATGAGAATAATGGGAGAGTGAAGGTAGAAGAAGAATCCAAAGGAGAAGAGAAACAACAACAGAACAACAAGAGTAACAACTCAAAGCCTCCAGAGCCACCAAAGGACTACATTCATGTCAGAGCCAGAAGAGGCCAAGCCACTGACAGCCACAGTCTTGCAGAACGT GTaaggagagagaaaattagtgagagaatgaAGCTTCTCCAAGATCTTGTACCAGGCTGCAATAAG GTCACTGGCAAAGCACTTATGCTTGATGAAATCATAAACTATGTTCAGTCATTGCAGCGCCAAGTTGag TTCCTGTCTATGAAATTGGCTTCTGTTAACACAAGAATGGATCTTAGCATTGAGAACATTGTTCCAAAAGAT ATATTTCAATCAAATCATTCATTGGCACACCCAATTTTCCCAATAGATTCGTCAGCAACACCCTTTTATGGCCACCAATCCCAGCAAAACCCAGTTATCCACAATAACATTCCTAATGGTTCTTTGCCCCACAATTCAGTGGACCCATTAGATTCTGCTTTGTGCCAAACTCTTGGCATGCAATTACCTCAACTAAATGCCTTTAATGAAATTGGATCTCAG TATCCATTAACTTTCTGTGAGGATGACCTCCACACCATTGTTCAAATGGGATTTGGCCAAACTTCAAACAGGACAACACCAATTCATTCCCCAAGTTTCGACG GTTCAAATCAAGTATCACAAATGAAAGTTGAGCTCTAA